One Nitrospira sp. DNA window includes the following coding sequences:
- a CDS encoding RND efflux family transporter — protein MKLSELSIQRPVLATVATLLLMLFGLLSFSRLPVREYPDITFPVVSVLTVYPSADAQLVETDITAVLEDALSGIEGLRTLRSASREGLSTIGLEFALTRNLDAAANDVRDRVDRVRQLLPRGIEAPLVMKEDSEADGIMWLALISDRHTELEMTDFAERQLKDRLSPLPGVSSVMLDGGRRYAMRIWLDPNRLASRRLTVQDVEEALLTQNVSMPTGRIESTQREFSVRMGGGLEQPAQFNQLILTYRDGYPVRLQDVGQAEIGPEDDRKLVRVNGKPAVGLGIMKQSKANTLAAAWAVKNTLPSLEALLPEGMKLITAFDSSIYIERSLHEVYHAVWLSVVLVVLVVFLFLRTVRATLIPAVAIPGSILGTFVIMQATGSSINTITLLGFVLAIGLVVDDAIVVVENVYRRIERGLSPVQAAVEGSREIGFAVISTTLTLAAVFLPIIFLPGIVGRLFAELGIAVAGSVLLSGFIALTLTPAMCARLLGTAAGGGSSSDRSSLDTAGWLQWLTRHYRRALERALGMKAVVMTVALVSLAISGLLMWWLPGELAPLEDTGWFAVHVNAPEGATLDYTDRYAKETERALSQIPEMDSYYTVVARGWRPTLVNRAVTWVTLKDWSDRSRHQRDIIDGVQPALSAIPGVTAFAINPPPFNQEESKTPVQLVVRGPSYRVLDETAARIRHDLAGNPSLADFESDLDLNKPELRVDINRDKAADLGIPIETIGRTLEVFLGGRRASMFMREGKEYPVIMQTLPHHRSTRSDIEQLQVRGAQGDLIPLSNLVTLRETVAPKQLNHYEKLRAVTISAGVESGSTLSRSLASLEQVAREHLPAGASISYAGESKEFKESSGNLHITFLLALLVVYLILAAQFESFSHPVTVLFSVPPALAGALVALLLLRGTLNIYSEIGLMILIGLVTKNAILIVEFANQLRHEGMAPRVAIIEASVLRLRPIIMTTLSTILASLPLALATGAGAAGRRHIGLVVIDGLVVSTLLTLFLVPVVYQLLARTVLDSAARESPAGPLRKAPLPL, from the coding sequence ATGAAACTGTCCGAACTGTCGATACAGCGTCCCGTCCTCGCGACCGTTGCGACCCTGTTGCTGATGCTGTTCGGGTTGCTGTCCTTTTCTCGCCTGCCGGTCCGCGAGTACCCGGACATTACCTTCCCCGTCGTGTCGGTCCTGACCGTCTATCCGAGCGCGGATGCGCAATTGGTGGAAACGGACATCACGGCCGTGCTGGAGGATGCGCTCAGCGGCATCGAAGGCCTCCGCACGCTGCGATCCGCCAGCCGGGAGGGACTCTCCACGATCGGGCTGGAATTCGCCTTGACACGCAACCTGGACGCGGCAGCCAACGACGTGCGGGACCGGGTCGATCGAGTCCGGCAACTCCTGCCTCGCGGCATCGAAGCGCCGCTGGTCATGAAGGAAGACAGCGAAGCGGACGGCATCATGTGGCTCGCCCTGATCAGCGATCGGCATACCGAGTTGGAGATGACGGACTTCGCCGAACGCCAGCTCAAGGATCGCCTCTCCCCTCTGCCCGGCGTTTCCAGCGTCATGCTCGACGGAGGGCGGCGTTATGCCATGCGTATCTGGCTGGACCCGAACCGGCTCGCCTCTCGGCGGTTGACGGTACAGGATGTCGAAGAGGCCCTCCTGACTCAAAACGTGTCCATGCCGACCGGACGCATCGAGAGTACGCAGCGGGAGTTCAGTGTCCGCATGGGCGGAGGGTTGGAGCAACCGGCGCAGTTCAACCAGCTCATCCTGACCTATCGGGACGGCTATCCGGTCCGGCTGCAGGATGTCGGCCAGGCCGAAATCGGCCCGGAAGACGACCGGAAACTCGTGCGCGTCAACGGCAAACCGGCCGTCGGACTAGGGATCATGAAACAGTCCAAGGCCAATACGCTGGCGGCGGCGTGGGCCGTCAAGAACACGTTGCCGTCGCTGGAAGCACTGCTGCCGGAGGGCATGAAACTCATCACGGCCTTCGACAGTTCCATCTATATCGAACGGTCGCTCCACGAGGTGTACCACGCGGTCTGGCTGTCCGTGGTCCTCGTCGTGCTCGTCGTCTTCCTGTTCCTTCGCACTGTTCGTGCCACGCTCATTCCGGCCGTCGCGATTCCAGGATCGATTCTGGGCACGTTCGTCATCATGCAGGCGACCGGCAGCTCGATCAATACGATCACCCTGCTGGGGTTCGTGCTGGCGATCGGGCTGGTCGTGGACGATGCCATCGTCGTGGTGGAGAACGTCTACCGCCGGATCGAAAGGGGCTTGAGCCCCGTGCAGGCCGCCGTCGAGGGCAGCCGTGAAATCGGCTTTGCCGTCATCTCGACGACGTTGACGCTCGCGGCAGTCTTCCTGCCGATCATTTTTCTCCCCGGCATCGTCGGCCGTCTGTTTGCCGAACTCGGAATCGCCGTGGCAGGCTCGGTCCTCCTGTCTGGGTTCATCGCACTGACCCTCACCCCGGCCATGTGCGCCCGCCTGCTGGGAACCGCCGCAGGGGGCGGGTCTTCTTCGGACCGTTCCAGCCTGGATACGGCCGGTTGGCTCCAATGGCTCACCCGGCATTATCGCCGCGCGCTGGAACGCGCGTTGGGAATGAAGGCCGTCGTGATGACCGTCGCCCTCGTCTCGCTGGCGATCAGCGGCCTGCTCATGTGGTGGCTTCCCGGCGAACTGGCCCCGCTGGAGGACACAGGCTGGTTCGCAGTCCATGTCAATGCGCCCGAAGGAGCCACCCTCGACTACACCGACCGGTATGCCAAAGAGACGGAACGTGCTCTCTCTCAGATTCCCGAAATGGACTCCTACTACACCGTCGTCGCGCGAGGTTGGCGGCCGACGCTCGTAAACCGTGCAGTCACCTGGGTCACGCTCAAGGACTGGTCCGACAGAAGCCGTCATCAACGGGACATCATCGACGGCGTGCAGCCCGCTCTTTCGGCGATCCCAGGCGTGACGGCCTTTGCGATCAACCCTCCGCCGTTCAATCAGGAAGAGAGTAAGACGCCGGTGCAGTTGGTCGTCCGCGGGCCTTCGTACAGGGTGCTGGACGAGACCGCGGCCCGCATCCGTCACGATCTGGCCGGCAATCCGTCATTGGCCGATTTTGAAAGCGATCTGGACCTCAACAAGCCCGAATTACGCGTAGACATCAACCGCGACAAGGCCGCAGACCTGGGGATCCCGATCGAGACGATCGGCAGAACCTTGGAAGTATTCCTGGGAGGACGCCGGGCCTCCATGTTCATGAGGGAAGGGAAAGAGTATCCCGTCATCATGCAGACGCTGCCCCACCACCGCAGCACGCGATCGGACATCGAGCAGTTGCAGGTCCGAGGCGCCCAGGGAGATCTGATTCCGCTCAGCAACCTCGTGACCCTGCGCGAAACCGTCGCGCCGAAACAGCTCAACCATTACGAGAAGCTGCGGGCCGTGACGATCAGTGCCGGTGTGGAGTCCGGTTCCACGCTCAGCCGATCGCTTGCCTCACTGGAGCAGGTCGCCCGCGAGCACTTGCCCGCAGGCGCCAGCATCAGCTATGCGGGAGAATCGAAAGAGTTCAAGGAATCGAGCGGCAACCTCCACATCACGTTCCTCCTGGCGCTGCTGGTCGTCTATTTGATCCTGGCGGCGCAATTCGAGAGCTTCAGCCATCCGGTGACCGTCCTGTTCTCGGTTCCCCCGGCGTTGGCCGGAGCCCTGGTCGCCCTGTTGCTGCTCCGAGGAACCCTGAACATCTACAGCGAGATCGGCCTCATGATCCTGATCGGTCTGGTCACCAAGAACGCCATCCTCATCGTAGAGTTCGCCAATCAACTCCGTCATGAGGGTATGGCTCCTCGCGTCGCCATCATCGAGGCCTCCGTGCTTCGCCTGCGCCCCATCATCATGACCACGCTCTCGACGATCCTGGCTTCCCTCCCGTTGGCGCTCGCCACGGGAGCCGGAGCGGCGGGGCGACGTCACATCGGTCTGGTCGTGATCGACGGACTGGTGGTCTCGACCTTGCTCACCCTGTTCCTCGTCCCGGTCGTCTACCAGCTGCTTGCCCGAACTGTTCTCGACAGTGCCGCGAGAGAGTCGCCGGCCGGGCCACTTCGCAAAGCACCCCTTCCCCTGTAG
- a CDS encoding RND efflux system, membrane fusion protein, producing the protein MTRRTAYLLVVVPLALSALFITKWIGLTAVPASEAPDGAPPGVPVVLAPVTIDTIRQTIKAVGTLRANESIMIRPEIAGRIRQVLFHEGQAVEKDSLLIELEDSELQAELAQAAAQLKVSRLTYERLKQLDLDGKRYVPKQQLDEAAGALQVAHANHALYATRLAKTKVRAPFDGLTGIRRVSPGDFVTAGLDLVNLEDLDTLKIDFKVPETLLRHLAPGQPIDLTTDAYPEETFHGTVYVIDPQVDMTTRAVQVRARIPNPNQRLRPGMFAQVLLTVGHQERVLLIPEEAVVPKQNQTFVYRAQDGKAHQTEVRLGTRTGGFVQVLTGLEEQDVIVRVGHHKLRDGESILALSTTPR; encoded by the coding sequence GTGACCCGTCGCACCGCCTATCTGCTCGTGGTCGTGCCGCTCGCCCTGTCGGCGCTGTTCATCACGAAGTGGATCGGCCTGACGGCAGTCCCGGCCTCGGAGGCGCCGGACGGCGCGCCTCCGGGGGTCCCGGTGGTCCTCGCACCGGTCACGATCGATACGATCCGCCAGACCATCAAGGCGGTCGGAACGCTTCGCGCCAACGAGTCGATCATGATCCGACCCGAGATCGCTGGGCGGATCCGCCAGGTGCTGTTTCACGAAGGCCAGGCGGTCGAGAAGGACTCCCTGCTCATCGAGTTGGAGGATTCCGAACTCCAAGCGGAATTGGCCCAGGCCGCAGCCCAGCTCAAGGTGTCACGCCTGACCTATGAACGGCTCAAGCAACTGGATCTGGACGGAAAACGGTATGTCCCGAAGCAACAGCTCGACGAGGCGGCCGGGGCGCTGCAGGTTGCCCACGCCAACCATGCGCTCTATGCCACGCGCCTGGCCAAGACGAAGGTCCGCGCGCCGTTCGACGGACTGACGGGAATTCGCCGGGTGTCTCCGGGCGACTTCGTGACCGCTGGCTTGGATCTGGTGAATCTCGAAGACCTCGACACCCTCAAGATCGACTTCAAGGTTCCGGAGACCCTGCTTCGCCACCTGGCTCCCGGCCAACCCATCGACCTGACCACGGACGCCTATCCGGAAGAAACCTTCCACGGCACCGTCTACGTCATCGATCCCCAGGTGGATATGACCACGCGGGCCGTCCAGGTGCGTGCCCGTATCCCGAATCCGAACCAGCGCCTCCGGCCTGGGATGTTCGCGCAAGTCCTCCTCACGGTCGGCCATCAGGAACGTGTGCTCTTGATCCCGGAAGAAGCCGTGGTTCCCAAGCAGAATCAGACCTTCGTGTATCGTGCCCAAGACGGGAAGGCCCATCAGACCGAAGTGCGGCTTGGAACTCGCACGGGGGGATTCGTGCAGGTCTTGACTGGACTAGAGGAACAGGACGTGATCGTCCGGGTCGGCCACCACAAACTCCGAGACGGCGAGTCGATTCTCGCTCTCTCGACAACGCCCCGATAA
- a CDS encoding TonB family protein, which translates to MSASSHGEGSHRRRSSLCWALSVTTHTVLVSAAMALVAELTPPPPPDTFKWDVSVVQPSPPPAEPVAPPPAAEAPPPPQPVTPPTPRKSRPVKTEPVVQTMQSVQQVQPVQEVQPVQESMPVETAQPVPQPTQQQVETVTRSIQEEVRPTTEIAQTVTRAETSVEQVQSVEQQLSAVPQVMTQPVVAAPPSQSTQDQQIVAAPSVADRGRIEESQAAVEAPQQVEQAVVDRAVPTVQQRMVRHRTIHARPSERPDYGWLSQALWSTVEQRKRYPTEARRNRWEGRVILRLTIEQRGASVHLLDLVLEESSGHHILDRHTLDMVRNAFPLEVKHRLSQSKVELDLPFSYRME; encoded by the coding sequence ATGAGCGCATCGTCTCACGGAGAGGGTTCGCACCGGCGGCGCTCGTCGCTCTGCTGGGCACTCTCCGTCACGACCCATACAGTACTCGTCAGCGCCGCCATGGCGTTGGTGGCGGAACTGACCCCTCCGCCGCCGCCGGACACATTCAAGTGGGACGTCTCGGTTGTGCAGCCTTCCCCTCCCCCGGCTGAACCGGTCGCGCCGCCCCCTGCTGCCGAGGCGCCGCCGCCCCCTCAGCCGGTCACCCCTCCCACACCCAGAAAAAGCCGACCGGTCAAGACCGAACCGGTCGTGCAGACAATGCAATCGGTCCAGCAGGTCCAACCGGTTCAAGAAGTCCAGCCGGTTCAGGAATCGATGCCGGTTGAAACCGCCCAACCGGTTCCACAGCCCACGCAGCAACAGGTCGAAACCGTCACCCGTTCGATCCAGGAGGAAGTGAGGCCCACCACCGAGATCGCGCAGACCGTGACGCGGGCTGAGACGTCGGTTGAGCAGGTCCAGTCGGTGGAACAACAGCTGTCGGCTGTCCCACAGGTGATGACCCAACCGGTGGTGGCGGCACCACCCAGTCAATCGACCCAGGACCAACAGATCGTGGCCGCACCCTCCGTCGCTGATCGTGGCCGAATCGAGGAATCGCAGGCTGCCGTCGAAGCCCCGCAGCAGGTGGAACAGGCCGTCGTCGATCGCGCCGTCCCCACCGTCCAACAACGTATGGTCCGGCACAGGACGATTCACGCCAGGCCCAGCGAAAGGCCCGATTATGGGTGGCTGTCGCAAGCCCTCTGGTCCACAGTTGAGCAACGCAAGCGATACCCGACGGAGGCCAGGCGCAACCGTTGGGAAGGCAGGGTCATTCTGCGATTGACGATCGAGCAGCGGGGCGCCTCGGTCCATCTGCTCGACCTGGTCCTGGAAGAAAGTTCGGGCCACCATATCTTGGACCGCCACACCCTGGACATGGTGCGCAACGCCTTTCCCCTCGAAGTCAAGCACCGGTTGTCACAATCGAAAGTCGAACTCGATCTGCCCTTCTCATACCGCATGGAATAG
- a CDS encoding Biopolymer transport protein ExbD/TolR gives MKRELQDINVIPLVDVMLVLLVIVLTTATFITTGRVPVELAKAKEAGDRKDVPLVITLTSEGQLFMNDRPVPSDGLKIVLTPHPREYSVLVRADRVTLLERFVSVVDEVRGLGFKQVNLEVVRS, from the coding sequence ATGAAGCGTGAGCTGCAGGACATCAACGTCATCCCGCTCGTCGATGTCATGTTGGTCCTGCTGGTCATCGTCCTGACCACCGCGACCTTCATCACCACGGGACGAGTTCCGGTCGAGTTGGCGAAGGCCAAGGAAGCAGGCGACCGGAAAGATGTTCCGCTGGTGATCACGCTCACCTCCGAAGGGCAGCTCTTCATGAACGACCGGCCGGTTCCGTCGGACGGCTTGAAAATCGTCCTCACGCCGCACCCGCGCGAATACTCGGTGCTGGTGCGGGCCGACCGGGTGACCCTGCTCGAACGGTTCGTCTCGGTGGTGGACGAAGTGCGCGGGTTGGGCTTCAAACAGGTCAATCTGGAAGTGGTGCGATCATGA
- a CDS encoding Ferric siderophore transport system, biopolymer transport protein ExbB, whose product MEGLKGFVDYGIIGLLIVLSMWAAAVAMERWIFFRRVDLRRFRTLQEFEVALTKRLVVIGTVAANAPYIGLLGTVLGIMLTFHTMGTSGTMAVQTIMVGLSLALKATAVGLLVAIPCVVLNNMLRRRVTVLLTQFKVLHEA is encoded by the coding sequence GTGGAGGGACTCAAGGGGTTTGTCGATTACGGCATCATCGGCCTCCTCATCGTATTGAGCATGTGGGCGGCGGCCGTGGCCATGGAACGCTGGATCTTCTTCCGACGCGTCGATCTACGCCGCTTCCGCACCCTTCAAGAATTCGAGGTGGCCTTGACCAAACGGCTCGTGGTCATCGGCACCGTCGCAGCCAACGCGCCCTACATCGGACTGCTCGGCACGGTGCTCGGCATCATGCTGACCTTCCACACCATGGGCACCTCCGGCACGATGGCGGTCCAAACCATCATGGTGGGGTTGAGCCTGGCGCTCAAGGCCACCGCGGTCGGCCTGTTGGTTGCCATACCCTGTGTGGTCCTGAACAACATGTTGCGGCGGCGGGTGACAGTCCTATTGACACAGTTCAAGGTGCTGCATGAAGCGTGA
- a CDS encoding Ferrichrome-iron receptor: MFGTRPAISGREASDRSPHRCSMRLLLCTVLLTQIGILQSVQAQDAEPAAVKTFAIAPQSLSSALLQFSETAHVEILFDAAMTGNLQAQGLSGDYSPDEALRLLLNDTGLTYRKTSAGNITLEKNSMAPIQPTTAAQGRASEFPPQDRDQASTKQKPVKVPEIVVKEAQERDSAHSYVAEETNTATKSDIPLIETPQSITVITRGRMVAQEVNTVAEALRYTAGVQGEPNGFEPRLTFLRFRGFDNTTNGLFKDGLQLRNPGFAVSYNLEPYGAEQLDVLRGPASFLYGQGSPGGLLNYVSKRPTQESIHELQFLAGNFDRYEGRFDFGGRLNDSNTFSYRLTGLFRESGTQIDNVFNDRVYIAPALTWRMAPGTSMTFFATYQKDRLGMSQGLPVEGTLRVNPNGRISPHRFTGLPGVDKYDRKEYSVGYEFQHHLAEGWNFLQKLRYNSTELDDVSTFGFAFDADQRTLNRARQDTFGKLTAVAVDNQLNGKFSTGPLHHTLLTGVDFQRIHARSKQNIALASSIDIFNRYDYGASNTVPFSEFNQDTTQLQTGVYMQDQIKAFDHWLLTLGGRHDWARNETTDNVTGVKSSQDDRKATGRAALTYLFDIGLAPYISYSTFFLPSIGLDSNGNPFKPETGRQYEVGIKYQIPNTRTFLTAALFDLTRENYVQTDPGTFRPVQRGKARSRGLELEGIANFDSGVDLIASFTLLDNEIQETADPTEQGKRFTQVPAQFGSLWVKYTIPTGSMKGFGIGGGARYTGYNYADTANTFRVPSFVVGDAVIDYTWNHYRFALNVTNLLNQDAFGCFDRAGTNFCAFGERRTVVGTVAYRW; this comes from the coding sequence ATGTTCGGAACGAGACCTGCAATATCCGGCCGGGAGGCATCAGACCGATCACCCCACCGCTGCAGCATGCGCCTGCTCCTCTGCACCGTCCTGCTGACTCAAATCGGCATCCTGCAGTCGGTCCAGGCGCAGGATGCTGAACCTGCTGCCGTCAAGACATTTGCCATCGCCCCGCAGTCGCTCTCTTCCGCTCTCCTCCAATTCTCCGAAACCGCTCACGTCGAGATCTTATTCGATGCGGCCATGACCGGAAACCTGCAGGCGCAGGGTCTGTCAGGCGATTACTCGCCGGACGAGGCCTTACGACTTCTGCTGAACGACACGGGTCTCACGTACCGCAAGACAAGCGCCGGCAACATCACGCTCGAGAAGAATTCAATGGCGCCGATCCAGCCGACAACGGCTGCGCAGGGCCGGGCATCGGAGTTCCCTCCGCAGGACAGGGATCAGGCATCCACCAAACAGAAGCCGGTCAAGGTGCCGGAGATCGTGGTGAAGGAGGCGCAAGAGCGGGACAGCGCCCACTCCTATGTGGCGGAAGAGACGAACACCGCCACGAAAAGCGATATCCCGTTGATCGAGACGCCGCAGTCCATCACGGTCATCACGCGCGGCCGGATGGTGGCGCAGGAGGTGAACACGGTCGCCGAAGCCTTACGCTACACCGCCGGTGTCCAAGGCGAACCGAACGGGTTTGAACCTCGTTTGACGTTTCTGAGATTCCGAGGGTTCGACAACACCACCAACGGACTCTTCAAAGATGGGTTGCAGCTTCGCAACCCGGGATTCGCAGTCAGCTACAATCTCGAACCCTACGGAGCCGAACAGTTGGATGTGCTGCGCGGCCCCGCCTCTTTCCTCTACGGGCAGGGCAGCCCAGGCGGTCTCCTGAATTACGTCTCGAAGCGACCGACACAAGAATCCATCCACGAACTGCAATTTCTGGCCGGCAACTTCGATCGTTACGAAGGCCGATTCGACTTCGGGGGCCGGCTCAACGACAGTAACACCTTTTCCTATCGGTTGACGGGTCTGTTCCGGGAAAGCGGAACCCAAATCGACAATGTCTTCAATGACCGCGTCTATATCGCGCCGGCCCTGACCTGGCGCATGGCTCCCGGTACCAGCATGACTTTTTTCGCAACCTACCAAAAAGATCGCTTGGGCATGTCTCAGGGGTTGCCGGTCGAGGGAACGTTGCGCGTGAACCCCAACGGCAGAATTTCGCCGCATCGTTTCACGGGACTGCCCGGCGTGGATAAATACGACCGCAAGGAATATTCGGTCGGCTATGAGTTTCAACATCACCTGGCCGAAGGCTGGAACTTCCTGCAAAAGCTCCGCTACAACTCCACCGAACTCGACGATGTCTCGACCTTCGGTTTCGCGTTCGACGCCGATCAGCGCACCCTGAACCGAGCCAGACAGGACACCTTCGGCAAGTTGACCGCGGTGGCGGTCGACAATCAACTCAATGGAAAATTCTCCACCGGACCGCTGCACCACACCCTGCTGACCGGCGTCGATTTTCAACGCATCCACGCCCGTTCCAAGCAGAACATCGCGTTGGCCTCGTCCATCGACATCTTCAACCGCTACGATTACGGCGCTTCGAATACGGTGCCGTTTTCAGAATTCAATCAAGACACCACGCAATTGCAGACCGGCGTCTACATGCAGGACCAGATCAAGGCCTTTGACCATTGGCTGCTGACCCTCGGGGGTCGTCACGACTGGGCGAGGAACGAAACGACCGATAATGTCACCGGCGTGAAGAGCAGCCAGGACGATCGCAAGGCGACCGGCCGTGCCGCCTTGACCTATCTTTTCGACATAGGCTTGGCGCCCTACATCAGCTACTCGACGTTTTTCCTGCCCTCGATCGGATTGGACTCCAACGGGAACCCTTTCAAGCCTGAAACCGGACGCCAGTACGAGGTCGGGATCAAGTATCAAATTCCCAACACACGGACGTTCCTGACGGCGGCGCTCTTTGATCTGACGCGTGAGAACTATGTGCAAACCGATCCCGGAACGTTTCGGCCGGTCCAGCGGGGCAAGGCCCGCTCGCGGGGTCTTGAACTGGAAGGCATTGCGAACTTCGACTCGGGGGTGGACCTGATCGCCTCCTTCACATTGCTCGACAATGAGATACAAGAGACCGCCGATCCGACGGAACAGGGAAAACGCTTCACCCAGGTACCGGCGCAGTTCGGCTCGTTATGGGTCAAGTACACGATCCCGACCGGGAGCATGAAAGGGTTCGGAATCGGCGGTGGAGCGCGCTATACCGGGTACAACTATGCCGATACGGCGAACACCTTCAGGGTCCCCAGTTTCGTAGTCGGTGACGCCGTAATCGACTATACCTGGAACCATTACCGCTTCGCCCTCAATGTCACGAACCTCTTGAATCAAGACGCGTTCGGGTGCTTCGACCGAGCAGGAACGAATTTCTGCGCATTCGGCGAACGCCGTACCGTGGTCGGGACCGTGGCCTATCGTTGGTAA